From Panthera tigris isolate Pti1 chromosome B4, P.tigris_Pti1_mat1.1, whole genome shotgun sequence:
ATTATTTGGTTTTGTGCAAGAAGGTTGaatagatttaaatattaaatgcttttggttttgttccccccccctccccgttaAGGCTTTTAGGTGCCATGATAGAGTGGGAAAGATAGATATAAGCATTCGCTTTGGTGAGGGCTGAGTTCATGTGCTAGCCATGCTGTGTATTTCCAGTTTGATCATGGGTTGCTTCTTAAAACTTTGGCTTTCGTATCTGTAAGATGGGTGTAAGACCACATGGTTTTTGGGAGGATTAGAGAGATCTTTCCCCATTTACATCCTTGGAGTTTAGCACAGCGTCTCTTGCCTAGTAGATGCTTCAATAAATAGTAGGTGAGTCTTACCCCTTACTTGTTCAGTGTCTGTCTTGGAGGAGTAGGAGCCTTGTGTATAATCTCTTTTAATGATTTGCATGGGACTTGCTGTTACGGAACCTGATCCAGCTAAAGAATAGCTTCCCCCACTTACCTGATTAATCATAGTTGGTATAAATAATTTTTGGGAAGCACTCACCCTTCCTATGTTTCTCATAAAATTCATTAATGTCATGTGTATCTAGAGGTGTATTTTGTTCTTGTGGAGAAAATGTATTCAGCAGAGCTGGTCTGTGGGTCAGTTGGAATGCTATCTTGAGATAATTCGGGCAATTGAGTCAGGTGATAAGTACACTATTTCCTGAATCTCTATCctctttatatcttttaattcATGAAGCTAATGTAAGCTTTACTTCCCATGATCCTCTTCTTAGCATCTCCACTTTCCTCTTAAAATCATTTCGAGAGGGTGCCTAAAGTGGAGAAGGTTACTGTGCTCTGTTCCAGAGGGTGATTAAATGGATCTGGAGTTAGGCCCAGCAATCCATAGGTAAACAGTGTATGGTCAGTTTTCTCGCTTGTAAAAGACGATAGAAAGATCGATTTTTCTCTGAATAAGGTTGCCAATAAATTGAAGGTGGAATTATCTCCTTTTTGATGACTTGGTCATGTTCAGATAGCTGGGCAGTTTTTTCCACctaaaataacttaattttttttgttgttaaactTTAAGCAACCCCTCTTTTGAGACATATGGTAAGTCTGTTCCAAGGATAAGAAAAGCATTGAACAGATAACAATATTATATGCACGAAACAGGGGATGTAAGGTGAATCAGTAGTTTAGGGAGATGACGGGTACTTCATGAGTTGTGCAGAATGTAAATGCTGCATGATTAGCTGATGAAAGGGTATTGTTTTAATGATCCTTCACTGCTTTCATTTGAGCCCCTCAGCCAGCTAGTTAATATCAGTTTCACGTCTGGTGattgaaaaatacattagaaaacatTTAGGTTATTCTAGATTATTTTTAGGGCTATAAACCCTTTTTAGGATTGTTACTGTGAATAATGGAAATATGCCAAAGTTAGTAGAAGTGATTATTAGAACACACTGTCAGAAGGGGTCATCTTCAATTTTAGTAGTGTTTCTAAATAGGATGGAAAAGACTATAGATATATTGGCACCCTGGATGCTGCTGCTTTGGTCATgcttcccccacaccccccactctgccccccacTGTATAtggttccctttatttttaaaaataaatgtcagttacattaaaatgaaaatctttttggAGCATAGTTTGTTCACTCTTAACAGTTCTTTTCCCAGTAAGCAaggttttcttgtttatttttcaataatcacTTCTGacagaaaatgagttttttttcttctctaagctTTTTTATTTGgggaacctctttttttttttttaattttttttttaacgtttatttttgagacagagacagagcatgaacgggggtggggcagagagagagggagacacagaatcggaagcaggctccaggctgtgagccatcagcccagagcccgacgcggggcttgaactcacggaccgcgagattgtgacctgagctgaagtcggacgcttaaccaacggagccacccaggcgccctggggaaCCTCTTATagtgtgcatacatacatatatatttgtatagacACACAACCACGCATATACTTTGGGTTGGAGTGGGTCAGGGAAACAGGCAGTTGAGAGATTAAAAATCCTGTTTTAGCATTATATAATCAAAGGCTGATACTTTGGGGGAAGTTAATTGGACTAGAATTTGAGAATTTAAGAGTCAGctttgaggaagagagaatattttcttctctactgtcttgatataaaattttatgtggccttttcattcttctgcaaattttttctaggattttttgtttttcgcTTGTTTGTTTTGCACGTGAGACTAGTGACTAGAGAAACAAATTGGAAAGATGAAACTTAAAATTGGTTAAAATGTTTTGTAGTCTTGCTAAAAGGATATTATGGCTGTAGGCTAAAGGTAAGGATGGGTTGGTTCATGGATATCATTTACCTAAATTTGTAGATCTTTTTCATTGTCAAAATTAGATTCGCTACATGGCTTCTACaggtatatttttctttagaatcatttaaattatttaatcaaaTGAACTTTTAACAGTGAGGGATACTAAAGATAATGAGAGATACgtaatacatttatataacatttcatGTATCTAACTTACTTGGTAATCATCAAAATTACCATTATATTTCTCTtctaatttcactctttttactTTTAGCAAAGTGTGGGATGCTGTCTCAGGAGATGAATTGATGACGCTGGCTCATAAACACATTGTCAAGACTGTGGATTTTACACAGGTAtcagaaaatagaatttattttagggAGTGAAATTGCTGTTACTATAGGATGTAGTGACATTGTATATTTGGTTTGTATATTTGGGGCGATATTAGGTGTATATTGCCTTATATTTGATAATATAATTGCATATTAAGCtatagagatttatttatttatttggttaatCCTGAGATACCCTGGAACTCTTGGATGAGTTCTCCGTCGGTAGCAACAAATATCTAAAATGTGCCAATAATGTTTCCTAACTACTTTCAGAAGGGAGAGGATAAAGTTGAGATCACCAAAGAAGTGTTTCttagtggggaggggagcaggataAGGCAGATGGAGAAGATTCATGTGGTAGGTGGTGTAATACACTTGAACTGGAGAGCTTAAAGGGTTTTACGAAATTTAGGCAATTACGAAAAGAATAAATGTTCTACAGTATCTTCTCAGAATTGGTACGTTTTATATCTCTTTGTGATGCCTGCgaactttatttatttcaaggttatttttgagagagagcgtgagcaggggaggggcagaggagagggagacacagaatccaaagcacgctccaggctctgagctgtcagcacggagcccgatgtggggctcaaatttatgaaccctgagattgtgacctgagctgaagtcaaatgttcaaccgactgagccacccaggcgcccctgatgtcaGTGaactttatttagattttagtTGGTGTTGAAGAAGTTTCAGATAGATATAGCTGTTAAAATGGCTAATCTGTTAACATTTtccttgtgtgtgttttcaggaTAGTAATTACTTATTAACCGGGGGACAGGATAAACTGTTACGCATATATGATTTGAACAAACCTGAAGCAGGTAAGCATAATTTATACctgtattatattttgttttaatttaaataagttttcttgATTAAAAAGAATCATGTTCAGTGCTCAAATTTGGAAGTTAAAGAtagtcacaaagaaaaaaatgaaaacataattcatAATCCAGTATTAATCATTGTTAATATCTTTAGTTTTTGGTTCATattcttccaggtttttttttctatgcaaatCTCTTTTTTATAATGTCCATTTATTTGCTACATTGTACTTGTATCTTTTTCTTACAACTAAAATCTTATTTTGCtaaatttttatcatattaagtttaaaaagacGCATAGCATTGTTACTACTTTTTGGTAAGAATGAGTGGTTATCTGTAGAAGGTAAGAAGGGTGCGAGTTCTTAGTGTGTACATATATTCAGATTTTTGAACCATGTGAATGTATTAataggattttttaatttttttttgaatttaaaaaaattttaaaaattgcaattcacaattttttcatgttttgaaataTTCTATCCACTGTTTTTAATGACTGTATCATTTTCATCCTATGGATAAGTGGATTAAAAAATCTCTTACTATGTGACCTGTTTGGGCTACTTACAGATTTTAAATATCATAAGTAGTGttatgcttggggtgcctgggccgTTCAGTTGGtggggcatccaactttggctcaggtcatgatctcaccatccgtgagtttgagccctgcgtcgggctctgtgccgaaagctgggagcctggagcctgcttcagattctgtgtctccctctctctctgccccttccctgctcgtgctctgtttctctctctctcaaaaatgagataaaaacattaaaaaaatctttttataagtAGTGTTATGCTTAACATCCTTTTAATTGCAAATATTTCCGCAATTGTTTCTGTAGAATAACTACATAGAAATAGAATTGTTGGGACAAAAAGGAGGTATACTTGGAAACTGTTGGTAGGAATTACTAAAGTGTGTTCTACAGAAgtgtaaaaaatatatctatagttAACCTGTTCTAGCAAACACTGGTAACTAACTGTATCTTTCTCAATTCagtagaagaaaaatgtttctgtggtattaatgtaaacttgaaaaaaattattcatgagaTTAAATAACTATGGAGTgccattttaatgtatttgttggTGAATAGCCTGTTCGTACTTTTTGCCAATTTATCTGTTGTggtgttcatctttttttattggttttaagGTTCTTTATTGTATTCTAATTTGTTgcttgcttttacattttttaaaaaagttattttgagagagagagagaattccaggtaggttctgcactgtcagtgtagtagagcccattgtggggctggaactcagcaaaccatgagatcatgatctgaatcaAAGTAGGAAACTTAAcagactaaggcacccaggtgccccttaaattttattAGTTAAGGTTTATggtataggggtgtctgggtggctcagttatttgagattttggctcaggtcatgatcccagggttgtggaatcaagccctgcatcaggctccatgctgagtgtggagcctatttgagattctatctctccctctacccctctcccctgctcatgcatgcatgctctctctcttttcctctctctctctcttttcctctctctctctctgtctctcaaataaataggtTTATGGTATACACATTGTAAAGTTTTTGGTGGTGAAATTTatcatttccctaatgaattcTCTATTGCATAGAAGTTGTAAAagataccttttcttttctggtaCAGATATTCATTTTGTAGTAGTCTATTTTGTAGTAGTTTAATGCTTTTCTAgccacattatatatatttcaaaagctATGAAATTATGATGaacaagattttgttttatataagttGGTATCTTAAATTTTGTATCAtgggtatttattatttattcataaatctGTGAACTTCCAAAGTTTGTGTGAAAGTCAAAGCTACATTGGATATTAAGTAATTATTCTCAAGATACTCTCTTTCCTAAAAGCATTTTTAAGGTGACCAAACAGACTACATTTATAGGTGATTCTTCATTAGCATCTGGAAgtatttctcttcattctctttgatAACTTGAAGCCAAAACATAGCAAAGTACTTGGACCTCTTATAATCAGCATGTCTATCTGACTCTGCGAGGTAGTTCAGGCCTTTGGtggatatttttcatcttttaccTTTCTCAAAGCTGATTTTTGAAAGTGGTTCTTGCACTGTACTGGCAATAGAAATAACAGCAATTAACTGAAGTTTTACTGTATGTCAGACACCGGGTTAGAAGCTTCAGATGAATATTCTCATTTGGTCCTTATACTCAAATTATGAGGTACAGTAACTGTCGTTATCCCAtcatacagatgaagaaatgaaagggtTAAGTAACCTTTACTTCGACagataagtaacttgccccaaatcaaaGTAGTGTTGACTAGCTTTGCCTCCAGCATGTTTTTGTCCAAAGATAACACtgagtagttttgtttttgtttttgttttgttgttgttttttaatcttttgaaggGAAAGTCTCCCAATGGAGACAGGTTCCTATTTTTTGGGTGCTTTGCTCTCAGCGTAGAAATATTCTtgggaggggcacatgggtggctcaggtcatgatctcatggttgctgagTTCAAActcttgcatcaggctctgcactgacagtgtagagcctgcttgggattctctctctccctctctctcaaaataaataaagttaaaaaaaaatattcttgggaaTTGCCACATtgctttttattctccttttcttctgtcagcctctatttccctcttttttcctgttaGTTACTACCAACAGTGACTTGGATGAAGGTCCCAGTGTTAGTGATGATGTTGGATtagcttcttttatttcattgtggtaCAGTAATGGTAATGCTTTTGAAAGCAGAAAGTAGCCTAGAGGGAGTGATATATTCAGTCCCAAGTGAGGATAAATAACAGCATAGTTCTTGGGTTCTTTGTTATGTGAATAAGTTTTCCATCCAGTGCAGAAAAactaaatgtattcttttataaACAGTAACTTTGCATTGTGTTGGGCTTTGAAAAGTTGGCAGtcttacttaaaatttatttttcttttctttttacatatttaattgtTTCAGTGTTGCtcagttaagaaaatgaaatattaacaattttaaattgttttatcttAAGAACCTAAGGAAATCAGTGGTCACACTTCTGGTATCAAAAAAGCTTTATGGTGCAGTGAGGATAAACAGATTCTTTCAGCTGATGATAAAACTGTCCGgtaagtaatttttctttaataatttaaaacttaagcTGTACATAGATAACATTTTTCTGGAGCTGTCTGTTTACTATTATAAACCTAGAGCAGAATCCACAAGACACTTAATTAAAACTACTGATATCTTTATAAGCACGTACTCTTAACCTGAGTCAGTGGACAGGCTGGGTATAGGGAGTCCATGGAAGTCCTGAAATTCTATACACAATTCTTTGTGCTGATTGTTTTCTCCCGTAGTAATATATAATAGCTGTCATCATATTCACAAATACAGAGTATAAGAACCATTATTTAGAGTGACACTAGAATGGCAAAATTAAGATTTATATGTCTTAACAGTGTAATTTTGCTAAATTGCTTGGGAGGTATGTGTAAGTGTTAAAGTTGACCTCACCAACCAGATACCAAGTAATTTATCATTGTATAGGAACCCAAACATTCTCTGTATCATCTATAATTTGTGAATTGGAATGAAGGTTGTTGTACCACAATTGTGATTATTCTCTCATTGATTAATCTGTAGGTATAATTGGGAATTACACACTTCTCTTAAATGAGTAAATACCactgttttcctcttccttttttgcaGCCTTTGGGATCATGCTACTATGACAGAAGTGAAGTCTCTAAATTTTAATATGTCTGTTAGCAGTATGGAATATATTCCTGAGGGAGAGATCTTGGTAATAACTTATGGACGATCTATTGCTTTTCATAGTGCAGTAAGGTATGTCCAAGAAataccttaatttttctttcttttcttttctggctctctttttttttttcttttttggtaacttAAAAATTAGAAGGCAAATGTGAAAGTGTTTAACTCTTTACAAAACAAATCTTAGCCTATACTACATAATATAGGAGGAAATATTTCCATACCATTAACAATATGTTTTTAAGAATATGGAATATTGATGAATTAATCATATTAATTTCCAGATATTTAGGACATTGGTAAAATTTAACaacttttaaatgataattttcttaaaaggatTGCTAGACTGGTGCTATAATTAACATTCATTACTGTATAACACCACTGTGATCTTGATTCTCTTattaattttccctttaaaattttagagaaactttttttttttttttcctctgaagttTGTGTAGACCTAGTGATGTTTTCCAAAAACAGACCTCTTTTTTTTGTGACCATAAATATGGTTAATACCTCTGTTGTAAAtttgggaaatagaaaaaaaaagttacccacAGTTCTTCAACTATAGATGCCAGAATGTtaatggtagttttattttctgttttagtcttttataacattatatgtgtgtgttcatgtgggCATTTTTCTTTAGTTACTAGGGTCCTATGAGTgtaattcagattttttattttaaattattcttagctattaaaaattgtttgaaaatatttttggtagGTGTATTACATAATAGGTGTTAATCATGTGTCAGTTTCCCTGTTTTAACGCTGCAGTGATTTATGGTACATCTCTGATATTTCCTTGTAAGAGAAACCTGAGTATTTCCTTATATGAATTAGCAGTTCAAAGGGTAGGAAAGTTCTTtgtaggggcggctgggtggctcagtcagttaagtgtccaactcaatttcagctcaggtcctaatctcttggtttgagttcaagccccatatttgggctctgtactgacagcacaaaacctgcttgggattctctttctctttctctgtctttgctcctacctgcttgttctctttcccaaaataaataaataaaaactttgataagtaagtaaataaataaataaagttctttgCATACATGATTTCTGTAAAGATTATACCACATTATGCTCCAACCAGCAGTCTTTTACCTTTTGTCAGAAGGGCCACTTGCACAGTTGAGCTTTACTGGAGggcaaaaggaaagaggaggtaGTAAAAACGGAGAAAAGCAGTTAAGAATGTAAAGGAGTTCATGCACCCACAGTGAAGTGGTAGTAATAGAATACAATTGCCCGGAGCCATTAATTTGTATGACTGTGTTCATTGGTCCCTTGTGGATTTAGGCAGCACATAGCCCTGCTTAGATCAGCACCTCGGATCCTGTTTCAGTGGCAGAGGTTTGCTGGCCTACTGAACGTTCTACCATTCAAGGCAGAAGGTTGCTCTTCAGTGATCCTGCACCAGTCATGACTAACTTGAATTTCTGTATGTAGTGTGTGATGATGGGAATAGGGTGGTGGCATTTCGGAGCAGGAATGCTCTTGATGTTTTATGTTGGAGCCTTTCAGGACTTTTAGGATTAGACTGGAAAAGAGCCGATGTCCAAACTCATTGATACTCAGGTGAAGCTGTTgttgtgcattgatttttattatatagCTGTAGTTTTAAATTTGGTTATTCTTTTAAAGCTTGATATTAAAAACTGAGCCATCTTtagcagttttatatttttatggcactgaaggttttttgttgttgcagaAGCTCATACATTTTCAGCAATTGAGAATAATGTACAAATAATCCATTATGTTACTTACTGTGAAACCTTTTTCTGTTTACAAAGATAATGCATGGTTATCATGGAAAAATCAAACAATACAGAATTACATTTTGTTCAGTGTAAAAATCCAAATAGATTAGCCATGCTGTTTTAATTAGCTAACAGTCATTTCCAAGAAGGCATTCGCTGCCCAAAGTGCCTTGTATTTCTGGTATGAGCTCCGCTTGGGCATAGTatctttctgaactttttttgctaatattatttagaggtttgttgttttttttttaacatctctatTTATGTTTGACTAAATGAAGATGTAATTATTCCTTGTGTTTCAGAAATTAGGAACAgtttaaaagaaactgaattattttttggtATTATTATGCAGTATTCAAcgtttataaatattatttaaattattttccagtttggACCCAATTAAATCCTTTGAAGCTCCTGCAACCATCAATTCTGCATCTCTTCATCCTGAGAAAGAATTTCTTGTTGCAGGTGGTGAAGACTTTAAACTTTATAAGTATGATTATAATAGTGGAGAAGAATTAGGTgagttgtcctttttttcttcccttaaaatgATGTGTTTACATTTGTCAAATGCTAGGTTTTAGTAGTTAACACCTCAGTTAGCAAATTTTATGGCTAACTAAAGCTTGCTATTTCCAAGCGAAAAAATAAaggacttttttccatttttggtagAAGTATTTGTAGAACTACAAACAAAGTATACTGAActctcaattttactttttccttttaacctAAGTTCATTGTATTCTGATATTCTATACAGTAGTGCAGTATATTTATCTGAGGATACAACAAGGCAGTCTTATATCAAAATTCCGTTAAGCAGCTGTAAGGGTGTTTGTTCTTTGTGAAGTATAGTGCTAGTATGTAGCCCGTCTATCTGGCTCCTCTGTTTTGCCAGCGTAAGAATCTCTAAGGTTTGTAgagaatagtgtgtgtgtgtgggggggggaaacAGCTGTGACCTATTATAGGGATACCTTTGGGATCTGAATTGGAGgagattttggggtttttttggagtctgacttttgcttccattttcataATAATAGTCCTTAGtaaaggagggggagggacatgTAAAGTTAATTTGAAGTTGACATACATCCTAACTTTACATTTATCTAGGTTTAATAATCATTTATCTAGGTTTACATttattaaactgataagaacagatactacacttgatcttagccaaaaggccgagaagtgatcTAGGTTTACATTTATGTAGGTATTTCATAATCATTGCTCTCAGTATCTACTTTTAGccttcccaaaatattttttgctttttgagcTAGTGTGTTCAGTTTTTATAATCCCTTTTTCCATAAGCTGCTACTTTATTTCTTCTAACTCTCCTGCTTTACCACCCAATGATATTAAGCTTGTTAGAATTATACACGAGAGCAAAAGACaactttatgttttgtttctttggggaaGCTAACGGATTTGGGTTGGATAAGTGGAAGTTTGGTGAAGGGACCATATAATTGCTTATGGTTCACTCTTTATTATTTGAGTATAAATGACTTTTAATAAGAGattcttttattcttaaagtaatctctacactcaaagtgggggcttgaatttatgaccCCAAGATCGTGAGTCAGGTGCTCTAccgagccagccagatgccccaattaagattctttttttcattatctttatttaatGTCAGTTTCCAAGGTTTCAGAATGTTTTGGCcgtgtattttattctttttgaaaaagaagtaaattatttGCCTGAGATCTGAGGTCACAGTTAGTGAACTCTGGACCTTTGATCCAGCTATTCTCATTACAAACCTCTCATATTCTTTCTACTCTCATGAAAACTTTTCTCTTGTGATAATACTCTCATGATATTCTCTGGTTggacagagatgggggaagaTGAGGGTCCTTGAGTTGAATGGATGGAGACAGAACAGGAGCATTGGTCTGATAAAGACTTTGAAAACTAATAAGATGATTAGCATTTAGAAAGTAGATGAGAAAAGTTCATAAACAAGGATATGCTTTAAACAGAACAGCACCACTACTGATCTgtacattttctc
This genomic window contains:
- the LOC102957972 gene encoding serine-threonine kinase receptor-associated protein, producing the protein MAMRQTPLTCSGHTRPVVDLAFSGITPYGYFLISACKDGKPMLRQGDTGDWIGTFLGHKGAVWGATLNKDATKAATAAADFTAKVWDAVSGDELMTLAHKHIVKTVDFTQDSNYLLTGGQDKLLRIYDLNKPEAEPKEISGHTSGIKKALWCSEDKQILSADDKTVRLWDHATMTEVKSLNFNMSVSSMEYIPEGEILVITYGRSIAFHSAVSLDPIKSFEAPATINSASLHPEKEFLVAGGEDFKLYKYDYNSGEELESYKGHFGPIHCVRFSPDGELYASGSEDGTLRLWQTVVGKTYGLWKCVLPEEDSGELAKPKISFPETTEEELEEIASENSDSIYSSTPEVKA